DNA from Halobaculum sp. XH14:
CGGCATCGCCGTGGCGTACGCCAGGCCGACGAAGACGAGCGCGGCCAGCAGCAGCGGGAACGTCGGCGCGAGGGCGACGGCGACCGAACCGACGCCGAGCAGCGTCAGGCCGACCAGCATCGCCGGGTATTCGCCGTAGGCGTCGACGGCCGCACCCGCGCCCCAGAGCGCGACGGTGTAGCCGAGCATCACGGCAGTCACTGCGACGCCCGTCAGGAACCCCGAGAGGCCGAACCCCTCGCTGATGAACCCCGTCGAGGCGAACACGGCATAAAAGCAGAGGCTCGCCGTCACCTGCCAGCCGCCGACGAGTCCGACGCCGCGCCACCCCTTCACGGCAGGGTGGACGGCCGGCAGGTACCTTCCCCCTTCGGTGACGGCGGGCCTCGCCGGTGGCTGGACAGGAGCGACGGCGTCCGTGGGGCCCGCGCGTGGCGTGCTAGCAATCCCTTTCTCAAAGTTTAACAGCTATCCGAATCATCTAGACGGCGAGGTGATTCCATGAGTGAGTACGAACTCGATCCGTTACCGTACGAGTACGACGCGCTGGAACCGCACATCAGCGAGCAGGTGCTGACGTGGCACCACGACACGCACCATCAGGGGTACGTCAACGGCTGGAACGCGGCGGAAGAAACCCTTGCAGAGAACCGTAAATCCGGAGAGTTCGGGTCGTCGCCGGGAGCGATCCGGAACGTGACGCACAACTCGTCGGGGCACATCCTGCACGACCTGTTCTGGCAGAACATGAGCCCGGAGGGCGGCGACGAGCCGTCGGGTGCGCTCGCCGACCGGATCGCCGAGGACTTCGGTTCCTACGAGGCGTGGAAGGGCGAGTTCGAGGCCGCCGCGGGCAACGCCTCGGGCTGGGCGCTGCTCGTCTACGACACGTTCTCGAACCAACTGCGCAACGTCGTGGTGGACAAGCACGATCAGGGCGCGATCTGGGGCGGTCACCCCATCCTCGCGCTCGACGTGTGGGAACACTCCTACTACTACGACTACGGCCCCGCCCGCGGCGACTTCGTCGACGCGTTCTTCGAAGTCGTCGACTGGGAGGAACCCGCAGCCCGCTACGACCAGGCCACCCAACTGTTCGAGTAACGTCCTCGAACGCGCGTCGAGCTCCGACTTTTCTTTCCGCAGTGGGGTCGAACGAGTCACGGTCGGTCCCGAGCCCGCAGCGTCCGGGACAGCGACGACGAGTTACTCGCCGGGACCGGCGAGGTCGAACCGATCCACCGCCCCCGTCAGGTCCGCGATGCGGGCTGCGAGCCCGTCGAAGTCGTAGTTTCCGTCCGGGTCGAAGCTGGCGAGCACGCCCACGTGGCCGTCGCCGACCCGCTCGAACGTCCGGAACTGGGTGAAGGCGTCGAACGCGCGGACGGTGTAATTGTAGCCAGTGTAGTGGAGTTCCTCGAACGTCCGGCGGGTGATGTAGCCGTAGCGTTCGTTGTCCAGATACTCCGCGACGTCGACGTCGGCCACGCGCCGCTCCACGTCGTCCCGCACGTACAGCGGTTCGTGGGTCTCCTGGTCGAACAGCCAGGCGTCACGGAGCGCCTCGCCGCCGAACTCCCGGAGTCTCCCCCGGAGTTCATCCTTCGGCTCGTCCATGCTACGGAACGCCAAACAATGTCGGTTGAAAACCGTTCCGGGTCGCAGTCGGCCCCGCCAGCGACCCGGGCGACGGGACCGATTCGACCGAGTAGACCGCATCCGTCGGTATTTACGGGCGGGAACGCGAACTGCCGGACGTGCCCATCCCGAAAACCGAGTTCCCGGCGCTGCACCCGTGTGACTTCTACACGCCGGAGGAGCTCCTCGACCCCGAGCGGATGTACACCGTCTACGAGATCGCCCGGCTGCTCCAGGGACTCGACCCGGACGCGACCATCGACGAAGGGACCGAGGAGATCCTCCTCGACTGGACCATCCCGTGGATCATGCGCAACGCGGCGGAGCTGGTCGTCGCGGAACCGCGCACCGACGACGAACCGGGCTACTACGGCCTGAAAGAGCCCGGCGACCTCGACCGCGAGTCGGACGAGGACGCCGACGGGCCCCCCGCCCGCGGGGAATGAGGCTGCTCGTCGCAGGGGGCGACCGCGTCGACGCGGGCAAGACGACGTTCGTGGTCGGGCTCGCAGCCCGCCTCGTCGGCGACGCCGAGGCCACCGCACCTCCGGCCGCCGGCGACGACGTCGCCGCGTTCAAACCCCGCGCCGGCAACGACGTCTGGTTCGACCACGACGACGTTCGGGCGGCGACGGCCGACGGTCGCCTCTACGGCAAGGACGTCCGCCGACTCACCGCCGTCGCCGGCGGCGTCCCCGAGGAGCACAATCCGGTCCACCGACTCTGGCGACCGACGCCCGGCCGGACCGGCATGCTCGGCGACCCGAACCGCACGTTCCTGCTGGACCGCGTCACGACGCCCGACGGCACGGCGTGGGTCCGGAACGCGAACGTGGACCGATCGGACCTCCCGGCAAGCGTCCGCCAGAAGCTGCCGGTGGCCGACGCGCGGGCGGTCGAGTCGGTCGCGGCGTTCAACGAGACGATGCGCGAGCTGCACCTCTCGGCGCTCGAACGGGTCGCCGACCGCATCGACGGAACGGACGCGGCGCTCGTGGAGTCGTACGCCGACATCGCCGACCCGCTCCCCGACGCCGACGTCGGGTACGACGCGGTCGCGGTCGTCGACCCCGGCCGGGCGCGAGTGTTCGACGGCCCGCGCTGGGAGGCCGCACGCCGGACGGCCGCCGGGAGCGACGCCGAGGGCCAACTGGAGGAGCGCGTCGAGCGCGTCGCCGGGCTGGTCGAACCGGTCTCCACCCACTCGCTCCCGGCGCTCACGGGCGAGGAACGCGCCGATCCCGCCCGGATCGCGGAGGCGAACGGCGAGGCGTACGAGTCGCTCCTCTCGCACGCGAGGGACTGAGCAGACTTCGACCGAAACGTCGCCTCGCGTCAACCCATCCTCGCCGACCGCACGGCGAGTTCGACGTGTTCGCCCGGCGCGTCGAGCACGCTCGGCCCGTGACCGACGTGCATCTCGCGGAGGTCCCCGTCGAGGCGCTCTCGCACCCGGTCGATGCTACGGATCAGCGCGTCGCGGTCGCCCTCGGCGAGGTCGGTCCGACCGAAGCCGCCGTTCTGAAAGATCAGGTCGCCCGCGAACAGCACCCCGGCCTCGGGCGCGTACAGGCAGAGGTGGTCGTCCTTGTGCCCGGGCGTGTGGAGCACCTCGTACTCGGCGGTTCCCATCGTCACGGTGCCGCCGTCGGGGAGTTCGTTGTCGACCTGGTCGAGCGACGCGTCGAACCCCCACGTCTCCACGTCGAACGCGTCGCGGACGGCCGCGAGGTTCCCGACGTGGTCGGGGTGCGTGTGGGTCAAGACGACGGCGTCGAGGTCCTCGACGTGCTCGCCGATGCGGGCGACGACGTCGAAGTTCGAGCCGGCGTCGACGAGGACGCGCCGGCCCGCGTCGTTGGCGTCGTTGGCGTCGTTTCGCGGCGGGGAGTCGGCGCCGGGTTCGCCGGCGACGAGGAACGCGTTGCTGGTGAACGCCTGCACGCCGGCAGCGAGGTTCTCGATCATGTGCTGGGAGTTGGCGGGGGTGGGACTTGCCGTTTCCCATCGATTCCGGCGTGTCCGCTCGATCGTTGGTTCGGTGGTCGCTTCGACCGCTTCGAAAGTCCCACCCGCTGTGACCGCCCCGCACCTCACCCTCCCTTACCTCGGAGCACGCTCCTCGGAACTCACCCTCGCTCCGCTCGCGTGAACAGCCTCCTGCGCTCCTCGTTCGCAGGCTCGCTGTCGTTCGAAATGCGCTTCGCGCCTTTCGTGATGACGAGACGCCAAGGCGTCTCGAACCACGGTACTCGTCCCTCGCGCGCGTCGCCGTCACGCGCGCCACCGCACTCGGCCGATTCGGTGCGGGGGGTCGGGTGCCGTCGCCCCACTCGGTCATGCTCGTGGGGGTCGCCCGCTCCGGAACAATTTAGCCGGGCGGGGTCCCCTCCTCGCACATGCAACAGTACCTCGACCTCGTCGAGCGCGTCCTCCGGACCGGGACGCACAAGCCCAACCGCACGGGCGTCGACACGGTCTCCTCGTTCGCCGAGCAGTACGAGGTGGACCTGTCCGCGGGGTTCCCGCTGCTGACGACGAAGGACCTCTCGGGGTTCCGCTGGAACTCGCTGATCCACGAGTTCTGCTGGTACCTCTCGGGCGAGGAACACATCCGCGAACTCCGCGAGGAGACGGGCATCTGGGACGCCTGGGCCGACGAGGAGGGCCACCTCGACACCGCCTACGGGCGCTTCTGGCGTCGCTACCCCATCCCGGAGGAGGGCCTGCCGGGCGAGACCTGGGCCGACGAGGGCCACCGCTGGGTGAACGAGGACGAGCGGACGTTCGACCAGATCCGGTACGTCCTCGACACGCTGCGCGAGAACCCCAACTCCCGCCGCATCGTCGTCGACGCCTGGCACCCCGCGAACGCGACCGTCTCGACGCTCCCGCCGTGTCACTACACGTTCGTCTTCAACGTGCAGGGCGACCGCCTCAACCTCCAGTTGACCCAGCGCTCGGGCGACATCGCGCTCGGCGTGCCGTTCAACGTCGCGGCCTATTCGATGCTCCTGATCGCCGTCGCCCAGCGCACCGGCTTCGAGCCCGGCACGTTCGCCCACACAGTCACCGACGCCCACGTCTACTGCGGGAGCGGCGACAGGGGGGCGTGGTACGGCGACCGCGGCGACGAACTCGCGGACCGACTGGCCGACGTGAGCGACCGGCGGGAGTACCGCGACGTCGCCGACTGGGTGGAGCGGCGGGCGCCGCCGGAGGCCGAGGGCGAGCGGGATCAGGACCACGTGCCGGGTCTGCTCCGCCAGCTCTCGCGAGAGCCCCGCGAGCGCCCACGGATCGAGATCGCCGACGTGCCCCTCGACGAGTTGACGGCCGAGGACGTCCGGCTCCGCGAGTACGACCCGGCCGACGGGATCCGGTTCGCGGTCGCCGAGTGAGCGATGGAGCTGGTCATCATCGCCGCGGTCGCCGACAACGGCGTCATCGGCGCCGACGGCGACATCCCGTGGCACCATCCCGAAGACCTCCGCCACTTCAAGGAGACGACGATTGGCTCGCCGGTCATCATGGGCAGGCGTACCTACGAGTCGATCGCGCGTGATCTGGGCGGCCCGCTCCCGGGTCGCACGAACGTCGTGCTCTCGCGCTCGAACCCCGATCTCCCCGACGACGTCTTGGTGGCCGAATCGCCCGACGAGGCCGTCGAGGCCGCCGAAGCGACCGGCGCGGACGTGGCGTACGTCGCCGGCGGCGGCGCGGTGTACGAGGCGTTCCTCGACCGCGCGGACCGGATGGTGCTCACCGAACTCGACGAGGCCCACGAGGGCGACACGACGTTCCCGGCGTGGGACGAGACGCGGTGGCGGGAGCGACGCCGCGACCGGGGTGACGGGGTCGCGTTCGTCCGGTACGAACGGGTTGAGGGATAGACGCCCGGGGCCGATCAGTCGCGGCGTCGCCGCTCCGCGTGCCGGTCCAGCGACTCCCGGGCGGTGAGCGTGTTCCTGAGGAGGTTCGAGACGCCCCGGCGGAGTCGCTCCGAGACGGCGTTCGTCGAGACGCCGAGGTCGGCGGCGAGTTCGGACGCGGTCGCCCGCCGCGGGATGTCGAAGTAGCCCCGCTCCAGGGCGGCAACGAGCGTCTCCCGTTGCACACCGGTCAGCGTGAACTCGGGGTGGCGCGGATCGGTCGGACTGTAGAGCCGCTCCAGCGAGAACGTCAGGTCGCCGTCGTCGAACCGCGACTTGAGCGCCGACAGCTCCGACCGGTCGTGAACCCGCAGTTTGATCCTCCACCCGTTCCGGTTCCCGGCGACCGCGACCAGCGTCCCCGACCGCTCGAAGACCTCAGTGACGAGTCGTTCGACCGCCTCCGCCCACCTGACCCGGTAGAGGACGACCGACTCGAACTCGTCGCTCACCGTCGCGGACCGGACCGTCGGGTCGTCGTCGACCTCCGCCCGGAACGCGTCGACGTCCCCGCCGCTCACCCAGAGACACGGCGTGACCCACTCCCGGCTGCGGGTGACGACCCGTTCGAACTCGGCGGTCGCGTCCGGCGCGGCGTTCAGTGTCCGGCCGAGCGCGAACTGCTCGGCCGGCACCGAGAAATCCGCGATGATGCTCATGGGAGACGTCTGACGCCGTGTTCCATAGTTCCACGGCACCGCCGCGCTGGCGCCTCCTGTACCGAGAACGGGGTTTCCGGCCGGGGTCGAGACTGGGGTGTCGAAACTCGAGTGTCGAGACTGTGATTCCCCGTGGGTTCGCTGCCGGGTCGAGAGCGCGCGCGTGGACCGTCGTGCGAAACCGATTTCCCCCCGGCCGCCGCCGGTCGCGGTATGGAGCGTCCGCTCGGCTCGCTCGCCTGCTGTCTCCTGCTGGTCCTGGCCGGGTGCGCGTCGGTCCCGGCACCCGAGGGGCTGCCGGACC
Protein-coding regions in this window:
- the sod gene encoding superoxide dismutase, translated to MSEYELDPLPYEYDALEPHISEQVLTWHHDTHHQGYVNGWNAAEETLAENRKSGEFGSSPGAIRNVTHNSSGHILHDLFWQNMSPEGGDEPSGALADRIAEDFGSYEAWKGEFEAAAGNASGWALLVYDTFSNQLRNVVVDKHDQGAIWGGHPILALDVWEHSYYYDYGPARGDFVDAFFEVVDWEEPAARYDQATQLFE
- a CDS encoding DUF7522 family protein, which translates into the protein MDEPKDELRGRLREFGGEALRDAWLFDQETHEPLYVRDDVERRVADVDVAEYLDNERYGYITRRTFEELHYTGYNYTVRAFDAFTQFRTFERVGDGHVGVLASFDPDGNYDFDGLAARIADLTGAVDRFDLAGPGE
- a CDS encoding DUF5827 family protein, which produces MPIPKTEFPALHPCDFYTPEELLDPERMYTVYEIARLLQGLDPDATIDEGTEEILLDWTIPWIMRNAAELVVAEPRTDDEPGYYGLKEPGDLDRESDEDADGPPARGE
- a CDS encoding ATPase, with amino-acid sequence MRLLVAGGDRVDAGKTTFVVGLAARLVGDAEATAPPAAGDDVAAFKPRAGNDVWFDHDDVRAATADGRLYGKDVRRLTAVAGGVPEEHNPVHRLWRPTPGRTGMLGDPNRTFLLDRVTTPDGTAWVRNANVDRSDLPASVRQKLPVADARAVESVAAFNETMRELHLSALERVADRIDGTDAALVESYADIADPLPDADVGYDAVAVVDPGRARVFDGPRWEAARRTAAGSDAEGQLEERVERVAGLVEPVSTHSLPALTGEERADPARIAEANGEAYESLLSHARD
- a CDS encoding MBL fold metallo-hydrolase; protein product: MIENLAAGVQAFTSNAFLVAGEPGADSPPRNDANDANDAGRRVLVDAGSNFDVVARIGEHVEDLDAVVLTHTHPDHVGNLAAVRDAFDVETWGFDASLDQVDNELPDGGTVTMGTAEYEVLHTPGHKDDHLCLYAPEAGVLFAGDLIFQNGGFGRTDLAEGDRDALIRSIDRVRERLDGDLREMHVGHGPSVLDAPGEHVELAVRSARMG
- the thyA gene encoding thymidylate synthase — translated: MQQYLDLVERVLRTGTHKPNRTGVDTVSSFAEQYEVDLSAGFPLLTTKDLSGFRWNSLIHEFCWYLSGEEHIRELREETGIWDAWADEEGHLDTAYGRFWRRYPIPEEGLPGETWADEGHRWVNEDERTFDQIRYVLDTLRENPNSRRIVVDAWHPANATVSTLPPCHYTFVFNVQGDRLNLQLTQRSGDIALGVPFNVAAYSMLLIAVAQRTGFEPGTFAHTVTDAHVYCGSGDRGAWYGDRGDELADRLADVSDRREYRDVADWVERRAPPEAEGERDQDHVPGLLRQLSREPRERPRIEIADVPLDELTAEDVRLREYDPADGIRFAVAE
- a CDS encoding dihydrofolate reductase; the encoded protein is MELVIIAAVADNGVIGADGDIPWHHPEDLRHFKETTIGSPVIMGRRTYESIARDLGGPLPGRTNVVLSRSNPDLPDDVLVAESPDEAVEAAEATGADVAYVAGGGAVYEAFLDRADRMVLTELDEAHEGDTTFPAWDETRWRERRRDRGDGVAFVRYERVEG
- a CDS encoding helix-turn-helix domain-containing protein, with the protein product MSIIADFSVPAEQFALGRTLNAAPDATAEFERVVTRSREWVTPCLWVSGGDVDAFRAEVDDDPTVRSATVSDEFESVVLYRVRWAEAVERLVTEVFERSGTLVAVAGNRNGWRIKLRVHDRSELSALKSRFDDGDLTFSLERLYSPTDPRHPEFTLTGVQRETLVAALERGYFDIPRRATASELAADLGVSTNAVSERLRRGVSNLLRNTLTARESLDRHAERRRRD